The proteins below are encoded in one region of Qipengyuania sp. HL-TH1:
- a CDS encoding type II and III secretion system protein family protein — translation MKRRLTTKLLLASLAIAPLAAAPTTVATAQSVVSPGSEIVLSIGRGELVNVPGTMADIFVADDNVADVQVKSQRQLYVFGKAGGETTIYASNRAGDIIWSANVRVGSNIGSIDQLMALAMPDAKISVATMGTNVILLTGTVAAPEDAEEAQRLVEAYVGEDANVISRLRMATPLQVNLQVRIVEVSRSFVRAVGVNLTSVDSTGGFQFGVGQGREGAVTIGSAGEGSNFTAISPGTTLAGFGKFLGLDLGAALDLAETEGFATTLSQPNLTALSGETAEFLAGGEFPIPLSQGLGATSIEYKNYGVSLAYTPTVLANGRISMRVRPEVSELTSQGAITLEGFQVPALTTRRAETTVELGSGQSFMIAGLLSNNATNSVDKAPGLGDVPILGNLFRSTTYRKGETELVIVVTPYLVKPVDANDIKLPTDGFRKPTEFQRLLGLQQSDGVTGADRPKPRAVETAPAAPGISYGTPGDSDEQQAAAKPDARRNERTASAQPGFSFE, via the coding sequence ATGAAACGTCGTCTTACTACCAAATTGCTGCTCGCCAGCCTGGCCATTGCGCCGCTGGCAGCCGCGCCGACGACCGTTGCGACGGCCCAGTCGGTCGTCAGCCCCGGTTCGGAGATCGTCCTTTCGATCGGTCGCGGCGAATTGGTCAATGTGCCCGGCACGATGGCCGACATCTTCGTCGCCGACGACAATGTCGCCGACGTGCAGGTCAAATCGCAGCGCCAGCTCTATGTGTTCGGCAAGGCCGGCGGCGAAACCACGATCTACGCCAGCAACCGCGCCGGCGATATCATCTGGTCCGCCAATGTCCGCGTCGGCTCGAATATCGGCAGCATCGACCAGCTGATGGCGCTCGCCATGCCCGATGCCAAGATCTCGGTCGCGACGATGGGCACCAACGTCATCCTCCTGACCGGCACGGTTGCCGCACCCGAGGATGCCGAAGAGGCGCAGCGCCTCGTCGAAGCCTATGTCGGCGAAGACGCGAATGTCATCAGCCGGCTGCGTATGGCGACGCCGTTGCAGGTCAATCTGCAGGTGCGCATCGTCGAGGTTAGCCGCAGCTTCGTTCGGGCAGTCGGTGTCAATCTGACCAGCGTCGACTCGACCGGCGGTTTCCAGTTCGGCGTGGGCCAGGGCCGCGAAGGCGCGGTGACGATCGGATCCGCAGGCGAAGGCAGCAATTTTACTGCCATCAGCCCGGGCACGACTCTCGCCGGGTTTGGCAAATTCCTCGGTCTCGACCTCGGTGCTGCACTCGATCTGGCTGAAACCGAAGGCTTCGCAACCACGCTGTCGCAGCCCAATCTGACGGCCCTGTCGGGCGAAACCGCCGAATTCCTTGCCGGCGGCGAATTTCCGATCCCGCTCAGCCAGGGACTTGGTGCGACGAGCATCGAATATAAGAACTATGGCGTCAGCCTCGCCTACACCCCGACCGTCCTTGCCAATGGCCGCATCTCGATGCGCGTTCGCCCGGAAGTGTCGGAACTGACCAGTCAGGGCGCAATCACGCTCGAAGGTTTCCAGGTACCGGCGCTGACTACGCGCCGCGCGGAAACCACCGTCGAACTCGGTTCGGGCCAGAGCTTCATGATCGCCGGCCTGCTGTCGAACAATGCGACCAACTCGGTCGACAAGGCCCCGGGTCTCGGCGACGTGCCGATCCTCGGCAATCTGTTCCGCTCGACCACCTACCGCAAGGGCGAAACCGAGCTAGTGATCGTGGTCACGCCCTATCTGGTGAAGCCGGTCGATGCCAATGACATCAAGCTGCCGACCGACGGGTTCCGCAAGCCGACCGAATTCCAGCGGCTGCTGGGTCTGCAGCAGAGTGACGGCGTAACCGGCGCCGACCGCCCCAAGCCGCGCGCGGTCGAGAC